AGGCGATGGCCTGTGGCACGCCGGTGGCGGCCTATATCGCGCCGGGACCCAAGGACATCATCCCCGGCTCCGGCGCGGGCGCGGTCAATGATGATCTGCGCACGGCGTGCCTGGAGGCCCTGACCATGGACCGGGCGCGCTGCCGCGAATACGCGGAAGGCTTCTCATGGCGCGCCTGCGCAGAGGAATTCGTGCGCAATCTCAAGCCCCAGCCCCGGCCCGAGCGCAAACGCTTCTGGCGGCGCCTGCGCCGCTTGCGCCGGCGCGGCTGAAGCCGGGCTATTCCGCCTTCTTGCGTCCCCGGCCGAAGCGGAACCAGCGCTTGAAGCTGTCGGCATTGGCCTGCCCCAGCGCGCCCTGACGGAACACCAGCCCCGCGCCCCACAGCACCAGCGCCGTGGTGATCAGCATAAGCGCGCCCGAGCCCAACAGCTCCCAGAGCGGCGGGTCGGAGGGCAGGCGGGCCATCATCAGGAAGGGCGTCCACAGCGGCACCCAGCTGGCGGCGCGCACCACCAGCGAATCCGACGCCTCCAGCGAGAAGAACAGGAACAGGATCGGCAGGATCAGCATCCAGATCACCGGGCCCATCAGGGTCTGGGCGTCCTGCAGCGTGTCGCACAGCGATCCCAGCGCCAGGAAGATCGCTCCGAACATCAGATAACCGGCCGTGAAGAAGATGAACGCCGCCAGCAGGAGCTGCGGATCGGCGGCGGCGCCAATCACCTCCATCATGCGCGGATCGGCCCCGGACAGGGCGGCGCCGGCGAACAGGGTCAGCCCTGCGCCCACCACGCCCCAGACCGCAAACAGGGTGAAGGACATGGCCGCCACCCCGGCCAGCTTGCCGATCAATATGTCCTGGAAGCGGGCGGTGGACATCAGTACTTCGATGATCTTGCCGCCCTTCTCCTCGATCAGGCTGGTCAGCAGCATGTTGGCCACCGAGAACACGGCCAGCCACAAGACGAAGGCGATCACCACCGCCACCACATAGGGCGCGCGGTCGGCGGTGGTCACTTCGGCGTC
The window above is part of the Hyphomonadaceae bacterium ML37 genome. Proteins encoded here:
- a CDS encoding ABC transporter permease is translated as MRAILLIARREYLSYVGTWGFWLSLLAVPAFAAIGAGVPALIQGSQPVRYFSVIDETGRGVDDMIRARLDSERRGEIRQRLEMMARASAGDDGARAALEAFESDPTGLDGLDGAVAAAGLESARGVLTAGSSRRFLVDAPGATLDDLRPYLTGDSTVSTPEGERALFAVFVMRPHPERGIAIDYVSANLTSTGLRSDITAFVRDYLRRDALETRGLSALEADALLTLNPEVTTLDARPGAAVDAEVTTADRAPYVVAVVIAFVLWLAVFSVANMLLTSLIEEKGGKIIEVLMSTARFQDILIGKLAGVAAMSFTLFAVWGVVGAGLTLFAGAALSGADPRMMEVIGAAADPQLLLAAFIFFTAGYLMFGAIFLALGSLCDTLQDAQTLMGPVIWMLILPILFLFFSLEASDSLVVRAASWVPLWTPFLMMARLPSDPPLWELLGSGALMLITTALVLWGAGLVFRQGALGQANADSFKRWFRFGRGRKKAE